The Dioscorea cayenensis subsp. rotundata cultivar TDr96_F1 unplaced genomic scaffold, TDr96_F1_v2_PseudoChromosome.rev07_lg8_w22 25.fasta BLBR01000994.1, whole genome shotgun sequence genome segment GTAAAATAGCTTTACTCTAAGGGCTATGTTGAGCCTCCAAAGATGATTTCAGCCCTTCCAAGATTGCTCACAAGCTGCTATagtgtgagccccaccccttaaattAGATCCTAGCCGTCAATGCAAGCTTTTTCAATCAGAGCCattgatttataagattttaaaaccctTGCTCTTATCCTTACGGTTACCAAATATCACAATCTGATTGCAGCTCCACCGCCACGacctcttataaaaaaaaaccctagccctcTTTTCCTTTACTTCATGGTGGTGCCGGCGGCAAGGACGAGTGGATCTTCTTATCGAgtgttgttttgcttctttcaaGGTAGGATCTTTGAGCTTGttgcataattaattattattattgatgccggttggctctagatttatttctttctgaaaccctaaaatttgttcCTATTTGTGATTCACCTTTAAACTTTAGATTTAGACCTTGAGTTTCTAAGGTTTGTTCCCAATTTGTAGTTTGAAggagttttgtttctcttttgatgtatGCACCTAAGCATATTCTTAGGATCTTTGACCGTGATGCTTGTAAGGATTTAATCACgtctcaaggatgagattttgcatgatatatttgatgtaatgtgaagtatagttgattgaggtataatctttcgccatgagaaaggaattgttagttgatttaatttgagaggTTTCAGATTTTCGTTTTTGACAATAGCAGAAATCCCTCTCCGATTTTAGAGATCTTAGAGGAAGAATTTGAAAGAgagtaaaatatgaaagttgtagatttttatgttatataaataattgcaaaaatttcagattttatgcatccgtagtttgtgagatatagcctcATTAGTATAATTGTCTCTGGATGATATTTCGCATGCGTAACTTGAAGAATCATGGCCAATTTTTGATGATCGAGgagattgaattagataaggtgaaaaataagaaagtcgcTCATTTTTTTGAGTTTCTGATTGTcagtaaaatttcattaagtttggagttgtaggttaagagatatgcatattttaaaagtatatgtctgaattataattttgcagaaatcgttagagattcaattgaatgttataaattgagtattattctaaattatgtgaatttcggctatgttatagtgttaggtgtctattattcccagaatttttaaatttgtgatttggaaaagtgtgagtgaagttttgagggttttagtactcattgatcatgttggaattattgatatggcttttagagtgggAAATTGCTATTATAccctcacaataatcaatatttgggagtgtagaataatacTTTGAACTTTTCGCATTTGTACctttctaaaaatctttttgtttaatattattgtttgttagcctcgatttttgttatttaaaagctaataggatctcttcccaaaaTATAGtgacatgccaaaggtgtaaggtttgagAGTATTTTTTGCGTTAATCGTGATAAGATCCCACATATAAACCCTATTATATGTTTATACTTGAAAAATTCAagtttttgtgaactttttgaatttttaaaaagaaaatcatcgattatttttgacatatatatatatatatatttttgattatttatttattattatttttggaattacttttaaattatttgaaatttttgagttaatgatatttttatttttggattacaATTATcggaaaggtttaaatatttatttttaattggattatttaatttgtaaaaatttaaatagtttatctaaaaatgtattacttcaattatgaattttaggtatgtttttagttaatttttgattaaagaatattattatttttttattatcctgctcatgtttgtattccattaatcggtgtatttttgatatgacaaaaatgggatcatgttatCATGAAATTCTTGTacttttgcttgttttgaatttttgttagttCATCGCTTTTGTGAATGTAAAGTATTTTGACATGTAAACTAGTCCCcaaataactttgcaataaccctcaCATCGGGGTTAAACACCGACCGTGTTGATCgattttgttatagaaactatagtttcccaccgcttccGCCGTGAAGAATAACGCCTCTAATAATTTTGGCtcggggtcaccgagggtaaaaatatgacttttgttaaattttgtctcggtcaccgagggtaaacatatgaattttgtgattttgtttttggcaatagttgctggggacctatatgctcgctttgacatctttgtttacttgaaataattctGCTCCGGttttctcattttgataaattatgattttgtgtaaatgatcccaatatttttagtgggtgcttcatcgatgtcaagctcataaatttttgttgatatcAGCATCGGGAGTAGAGATCAGTGGCGATAGCTTAGCAAGGATCGCTGGGCCATCGCCGCTTTTATTTAGCTTGTAATAAGTCCCGATTGTTGTGGGCCcaggtttttatttgaataagtttatattgtttgCAATCCAATcgagtttgaattttttgttgttctGCTTTTTGGATCGTGATTTGAGGCCTTGTATACCTACTTGGTTTCGCCTGAGGTGTACTGGCCGCTTTGTCAGCTCCCGGTCCATAAAACCGGGTTCGGGGCAGTCATATAGAATTCAAATGGGAGTACACAATAAAGGTAGTCTTCTTAGCTTTAGTATCCGGATACCAAAACCCAATTATTATAACCAGATCTACACAGCCCattatgaatgaaatgattgCTCATATGATTGCCAAAAATCAAATTCAATCTATCCATGTTCCAATGATTGCCAGTATGAAGTTCTGAGATATGAATGTTTTCAGGATCCAATgtcatatttaaatatgtagGCTTAAAATCTAGAGGGATATCACTGTACCAAggatcatataaaaaaaaaagagatattgGACAGATTTAAAGTCTTCACTCAAAAACAATGTTTAAGAGCAAAAGCAGTTTGACATAAGCCTTTCAAGAACCAAGAACAGTTGGTCAGGATGGCATTAGTCCAGAAGTTAAGACTGGCATATTTATGGTGAACAATGTCAACCCAAATATGATTGGAGAAATTAAGATAGTTGAAAACATTTTTTGCCATCAATGAAAGCTTAAAAAGTTTGGGATTTCTAATTGATAATCCCTCAAACCCCCAAAGTTTTTGTTAAGTGTAATATCGTTCCAAGCTACTAAGCAAATGACATTTCGATTGCCACTCTTTAACCAAAAGAATTTTCTAGCTATTTTGGAAAATCGATCCAAAACTGTATCTGGAATAGGATAAACAGAGAGATAGTATAATAGAATGGACATAATGGAAGAATTTATTAAGTAAATTTCCCAACTAGGGAGAGATGAAGGTTTTTCCAATTGGCAGTTAATTACTCAACACGGTCAATCATTGAGTCAAAATGAAAGATAGCTAACTTTTTGGGAGAAATTAAAACTCCTATAtaagtaaaaggaaaagaacCAATTTTGAAAGCAATAATGTTCAAGATGCCCTTCATAAGTCTGGGAGTAAATCTATCAGAGAAGAGAATTGCAGACTTAAGATTATTAGCTTTTTGCCTAGTAATCCTATAATAAATATCAAGGCACTTGTTCATATTACAGGCTACTTTCTTGGTtgcaaaagaaatgagaatgagatCATCGGCATACATTAGGTGATTGAAATTAGACTGAAGACTAGAATTGAAACCCGGAATCATGTGGTTGTTCATAGTAAAGTTAAGGACGGCCGAAAGATTTTGAgagacaattataaaaatataagaggACAGAGAGTCACCTTGTCTAATATCCCTCGAAGAGGGGATCCAATGGGTGGGATGCTTgttgataagaaaagaaaaggagacaGAACTGATACAAGAATGAATCCAATTTATCCAAATTCTAGGAAAAATCATTTTGACAagagtggcaagaattgcattccagCTTAGAGTATCATAAGCTTTTTTGTGTCTATTTTAGCTAACATCCTAGGGTCCTTGACTGTTTTTACATCTAGCTTAAAGTTTTTGGCATTTTAGTACCCTATAGTTTAAatcatttgtaaaatttataccaaaataccttttttttttcaccacaCTTATTTACATTTTACCTGATTCACAAGCATGTCATTCTATTTTAAAGAacataaaagtaaatataatttttataaaaaattattaatttttattggtgtAGGCACAttataaatttagaattttttaggtatttaaatataaacatgcTCCACGTCTTCATCTTTACTTTTGGGAAGAGCTCCTCCAAAAGCCAGTGAAGTAGAACTGATCCCACATTTGGCGCTCGAGCTGGGCCTCCTCCTCATATGGCAAGCGCGAGATGACCATCTTCCTATCATCGGGAGAAAGGCAACCTTCCTCAATTCTACCCTTAGGGATGGGCAGAAGCAGCTCAGTTGTTGTACCTTTGTTCCTCTTTGCCACTCTCCTTATACCTTTTCAGAAAGGCATGCCGGCACAGACCAGCGGGCAGCCGCACCATCGCCAACACTACCAGGTCCAAGATTCCACAAGGACAACAACAGCACACGGCTGCACAGCGAGCGGTCGTGGCCCCGGCGAGCTCTCCAAATCGTGAGCTTGGCTTCTTAGCCGATGGCTGCTTTATGGGTGCCACATCCATACCATATGAGATGCGAGAGATGAGAATTGAGGTCCAAGATGGGAAACTTGGAAATCTCTGGATCCTTAATCCTCAGAGTCAGAGATGGTGGTGTTGGAAATGGAATGGCCTCTTGATGATTGATGATCGAGAAATGTGAGAGAGGAGAGTGTTCTCCATTCCTCTGTGGCGGATGGGTGGCGATGCCATACcgcagaggaggaggaggaggaggagacgAGGGGGAGGTTGGTTTTCTGATCCATGTGGGAAGGAGTTGGTGATATCCTTTTGTCAATCACTCCCGTTTCTCAAGCCTACTCTTGATCTATTCAAAAGTCTCAAAATAGCTAAAAGGCATGCCAAACGGGGCAAGCCATAtgtggtgctggtgctggtgctggtgtttaatatttattcatttgttgcatattgtttttctatatatttggCGAAACAAGGctggttttaaaataaactctTTATATAAGTTTTTAGGTCCTTCGAAGGCGAATGCGGGTCCATAGCTCAGTGGTAGAGCAATTGACTGCAGATCAATAGGTCACCGGTTCGAACCCGGTTGGGCCCttcttaaaaatgtttttatttcatcatgatgtctttttttttcttggtttttggaAGGGGGGTTGGCGGGTTGGTATCACCACATGAAACATACTGcaacttttctttctttaaatctCCTGATTGTTTTGCTTGTGAGCTGTATGAATGCTCTTTAGAAGAagggggagaaaaaaaaaaagacaaattgtAGACAAGCATGTTTATCAAAAGCTTCACTGAACAAACACTTTGGGAAGAAAAATGATGTACACTCTGCTAGAGGACCAGCTTATCATCAACACTCGTCTCTCTAATTTATTacccaaagaaaaacaaattataggTCGCTAAGCTATGCTGACAGGGGAGAAGTAAACTCCTTTATAATTCCCTGATCAGTCAAAAGCTAGCCCAAATAAAGATATAAGATACCATGCACCTCTATACAAACGAAAAAGCAAacacatttattatttatatatgtatatcatttGTTGGGTCAGGACTCAGGACTCAGGACTCAGGACTCAGGCAGCAGCTTGGAGCTTCATCCTCCTCAATGACATATAGGCCAAAAGTCGGTATCCAAAAATCATGGCAATCATAGCAACAACTTCACGCACACCATGCCCCTGATCAATGACATTCACATAGGCTGGTACATGACCGTATTGCACCTTCAGCAGCAGCCTGTACGTGTGATAGTTGAATGAGATGTACCTCATCCATGATATGAACACAGGAACTCTCTGCAAAAtcataagaatatataatatcaGTGTATTATGACTATCAGAGCATTGtcattttaatttgatgataaaatatcaaacatgaatgtttttatttcttttgtatctCTGATAAATTGAAAGATCATAATTAAGAAGTAGAAGCATGCATAACGAACAAGTATATGCTATTAATTACTTTAACGAAGAATCCACCGGATAACATAAAAGTCATGACTGTTACTGAAGCCAGAGTTGTTGCCTTCTTTATGTCCATCAGAGAAGCTCCTATAACCAATCCAACCCCCTGTTTCcagtttaaaaagaaaatcagctACAAATATATGATCACCAATATATTTGGAAATTTGGAATAAAATTTCACATACCTCAGCTGCAATGATGTCAAGGAACACAATAACCAAGCTAAGAAAGAATGGTCCTGGACTTAGTTTCAAGCCGGCCATGAAATAGACAATGAGCATGAAGAGTATTGGCAGAATGAGGTCTAATGGTAAATCACTTGTTGTCCTTGCCATGAAGTATGCACTCAATCTATACATATCAACACACCGCTCCTTGCTCAACATCGCTCGCTCTTGAGGGAATGTGAAGATGGCCGTGAAAACAGGGAAGAAGCCCCAGAATACAGAGATGAAGAACAACAGTCCTACCTGCAATGCCATTACATCatcttataatataaaatatttacatgtTGAGGATAATGCCAAGATAAACAATTAATGTATGGATACATTGATgataacagaaaaaaaaaaaaaaatttcagccaAATCATGGTGAAATTTTGTACCTGATCTTGCAGACCTTTTGGTGTAGAACTGTCAGAGTGCCACCAAAGCAAGCCAAGGATGGCTGCCGTAGCGATAACTTGAGTTATTCTCATCCAACTCAGATGATCATACCTTCTTTCCTTGAGTCCTCTCCAGAATAGAATGGTGTATTGTTGCCACCAGCTAGCTCCCCATTCCCTCATTGGTGATGACACCCTTGCTTTGACATCCTCGTTGATAGGAATTGGCAATAAgagctttttcttctctttgcaGGCCACCCGGGTCTCATAGGCTTCCACAAGGTACTGTTTTATTGGTTTATCAAATAATTAGTGGCCATTAATTATCACAGAGGAAGTTACAACAGAAGAAAGTATTACTCAGTTGTGCCAATGCATGTTAGGATTCAAATCTCCATATATATTTATCCTCAGAACATGTAATCATTGTCATTTTTCATGGTAATATGCAAAATGTGGTTACCTCATGTACGTCCTTTGAAGATAGCCTATCAATTGATCTTGGATCACTTTTCAAGTTCTCCATGTGCACTCTATCTTTTAATTCAGATGGTATCGACACGTCAATCATGTTGTTGTTTGCCAGATCGAGCAGGAATTCTGCTGGATTCATTGATATGAGAGGATTGCATCCAATGGATGAAAAGTAGACCATTGCTTCTGATGCCTTTCCATAGTAGAGCAAACTCCCCTTAGCGAGCAGGATTAGTTTATCGAATTTGTGGAAAATTCTGCTTGACGGCTGATGAATTGTTGTCACCACTGTCTTACCAGCCTGAAACATATATAATCCAGCAAAAATCAATCCATTTTTGTAAAACTAGAACagtactgtatatatatattagtatctTTATAACACTAGATTGTTGTTCAAGACCAGCTCAAAAGTTAACTATTGAACTTGTTTTATTATCATGTTCTATATGGCTTACCGCAGCTATATCATGTAATATCTGAACAATTCTGAGGGCTGTTGTGGAGTCCAGCCCAGATGTTGGCTCATCAAGAAACAAAAGAGATGGATTGGTTAAAATCTCATTGCCAATGCACACCCTCTTCCTCTCACCACCTGAAACTCCTCTCACAAATGATCCTCCAATCATGGTGTCCTGGCACctgaacacaaacacacacatgaCACATGCATTCAAAATGTAAATATGATTTAAATCCAAATGAGTTAATttcttgataatatatatatatatacaagaaaataCCTTTCAAGACCAAGCTCATAGATGACGTCAATGGCCCTGTCTTTCTTCTGTTGTTTGGTCATTGTCTTTGGGAGTCGGAGTAGAGCGGCATAAGTTAGAGTCTCCTTCACCGTCAGATGCGCAAACAGAACATCATCTTGAGTCACAAATCCGATTCTGGGTGTTCACAACAGTTAATTAATTTGTCACTGTGTTATTTTTGTAGTATctgcattaattaattaattaattaattaattaattaattaattccagCAGGACAGGCTAGCTACAGAGTTCACTGCACTTGTAAGTTGTAACTCTAATAAAGCTATTTTTCTCTCATGGACATTTAATTAACCTCCTTTCCTTGTTTTATCTATAACcaacatgaaattaaacatgCGAATTTCTCCATGTCCCATGATTGAGAATTATATAAAATGCACACCTGctacacctatatatatatatatatcttattacGTACATTTTGTGGTTAAATGATTAATAAGTACCTGCTTTTGAGGGACTTGGAATAAGACTCGTCATTATAAGTGATGATCCCTTCAGTGATGTTTCCACTGATCCTCCCACCTAAGAGGCTCAAGAGAGTGGTTTTACCACTTCCCGAGGGCCCCATAAGAGCCAGAACCTCTCCAGGACCAGCTGAACCAGTGATGCCACGAAGGATTTCTTTGTCCCTTGTGCTTGTCACTCCTTTGATGATCACCTTATACTTCACCTCTGTAAACTGATCGAGAATACACGCGCGTACAGATCAttgatgaaaaatttataaggaactgataatatatatatatatatatgcttgatacaatattaattaatttgtaacaTATATATGAGCACGTATACGTACCTTGAGATATAATGGTAAGGTTGGTTCTATGATCATCCTATTCCTTCTGGCATCATCAGCTTCATGACTTGCATGATCTCCAGCTGAACATGAtcagttaattaattaatacaattataGAACAGTATTTGATCACCACAGCTTGCATGCATGCAGGTCGTTGatcagataatatatatatatatatatataaagtttgatattaataattaccaCAAGTGTCATCATCACTGAAGTTGTCGAGATGAGCGAGGATGTCCTGAGGAGGGGGAGTGAAACCAGTGAAGGAGAAGGACATGCCGAGGCTGGCGCTGGAGGCTCGGCTCAGAGCAGTGCCACTGCTAACGTCCTCCAAGTCCAGCTTATAGTTAAGCTGAGCACTGCGGGACTTCCTTATGTGGTTGCCGGCACCTGATGATCTGCTTTTCCCTGGAGAAATATTGGCCAGTTTTTTCCTGAAACTAGACTTGTTATAATTGATGTGTTGGGCTGATCCATTGATCATTTCAGCCGAAGCAGTGCGGCTTAATGACTTTAACTGCTtgacaccaccaccaccatccaTCTCTCCCAGCTGCTCTGACCTTGTCCGGAGGATTCCACTTGACTCCGACTCcatttctctctcttatttaattact includes the following:
- the LOC120255423 gene encoding ABC transporter G family member 22-like, with the protein product MESESSGILRTRSEQLGEMDGGGGVKQLKSLSRTASAEMINGSAQHINYNKSSFRKKLANISPGKSRSSGAGNHIRKSRSAQLNYKLDLEDVSSGTALSRASSASLGMSFSFTGFTPPPQDILAHLDNFSDDDTCAGDHASHEADDARRNRMIIEPTLPLYLKFTEVKYKVIIKGVTSTRDKEILRGITGSAGPGEVLALMGPSGSGKTTLLSLLGGRISGNITEGIITYNDESYSKSLKSRIGFVTQDDVLFAHLTVKETLTYAALLRLPKTMTKQQKKDRAIDVIYELGLERCQDTMIGGSFVRGVSGGERKRVCIGNEILTNPSLLFLDEPTSGLDSTTALRIVQILHDIAAAGKTVVTTIHQPSSRIFHKFDKLILLAKGSLLYYGKASEAMVYFSSIGCNPLISMNPAEFLLDLANNNMIDVSIPSELKDRVHMENLKSDPRSIDRLSSKDVHEYLVEAYETRVACKEKKKLLLPIPINEDVKARVSSPMREWGASWWQQYTILFWRGLKERRYDHLSWMRITQVIATAAILGLLWWHSDSSTPKGLQDQVGLLFFISVFWGFFPVFTAIFTFPQERAMLSKERCVDMYRLSAYFMARTTSDLPLDLILPILFMLIVYFMAGLKLSPGPFFLSLVIVFLDIIAAEGVGLVIGASLMDIKKATTLASVTVMTFMLSGGFFVKRVPVFISWMRYISFNYHTYRLLLKVQYGHVPAYVNVIDQGHGVREVVAMIAMIFGYRLLAYMSLRRMKLQAAA